In Silene latifolia isolate original U9 population chromosome 3, ASM4854445v1, whole genome shotgun sequence, a single window of DNA contains:
- the LOC141649619 gene encoding uncharacterized protein LOC141649619 → MVWNIQGTRNKNKINVLKEVIKTYKPFVLALVETHMNGDHVLKIQKIIGYNGHHRVDVVGFSGGIWLYWKPEIITVTPISSTSQFVTVEITRNGELPWLFSAVYASPNPNNYMELWTELENFAITNNQPWLLAGDYNETRSITERHGWDSNMACRCALFNKWIENCQLIELEFSGPSHTWTRGNSTETRQSARFDRAVCNSEWSIWNEEVFENIFRQKRELLARIEGCQKALSLRRNSYLIKHEAQLRKKLDEVLESEELLWYQKSRVDFIKDGDRNTSYFQVSTLVRRWRNRINSLKDSDGNWVLDSNEVNKMVVDFYKNLYIDDSANEDDVDIPYDLFPEFSNEHWDWLTKYYSLAEV, encoded by the exons ATGGTATGGAACATACAAGGGACACGCAATAAGAATAAGATTAATGTTCTCAAGGAAGTGATTAAGACATATAAGCCCTTTGTTCTTGCCCTTGTGGAAACACATATGAATGGGGACCATGTCTTAAAGATACAGAAGATTATAGGATATAATGGGCATCATCGAGTTGATGTTGTCGGCTTTAGTGGAGGAATTTGGCTGTATTGGAAACCTGAGATTATTACTGTCACACCAATCAGTTCTACCTCTCAATTCGTTACAGTGGAAATAACACGAAATGGAGAGTTACCTTGGCTTTTCTCTGCGGTTTATGCTAGCCCAAACCCCAATAATTATATGGAGTTGTGGACTGAATTAGAGAATTTTGCTATTACTAATAACCAGCCATGGTTGCTAGCTGGGGATTACAACGAAACTCGCTCGATAACAGAAAGACACGGATGGGATAGTAATATGGCTTGTCGTTGTGCTCTCTTTAATAAGTGGATTGAGAACTGTCAACTTATTGAACTTGAATTCTCGGGTCCTTCTCATACTTGGACACGGGGAAACTCTACAGAAACTCGTCAAAGTGCTCGGTTTGACAGGGCAGTGTGTAATAGTGAATGGAGCAT atggaaTGAAGAGGTCTTCGAGAATATTTTTAGACAAAAACGGGAGCTCTTGGCTAGGATTGAGGGCTGTCAGAAGGCTCTTTCTTTACGCAGGAATAGCTATCTTATTAAACATGAAGCGCAACTAAGGAAAAAACTAGACGAAGTTTTGGAGAGTGAGGAGCTTTTATGGTACCAAAAATCAAGGGTCGATTTCATAAAAGACGGGGACCGGAATACATCTTATTTTCAGGTTAGTACATTGGTAAGACGATGGCGGAATCGTATTAATTCCCTGAAGGATAGCGATGGTAATTGGGTTCTTGATAGCAACGAGGTAAACAAAATGGTGGTGGATTTTTACAAAAACCTGTACATCGATGATAGCGCTAATGAGGATGATGTCGATATCCCGTATGATTTATTTCCCGAGTTTAGCAATGAGCATTGGGACTGGCTCACAAAGTATTATTCACTAGCTGAAGTTTAG